In Chloroflexota bacterium, the following are encoded in one genomic region:
- a CDS encoding CHAT domain-containing protein, with translation MSERIQPHAVLERIDAIIAVLRARWNELTPEEQEQVEALYAEMREAYANAQWDYQQGAALVAFVRALDAIPGVRALVGHLIDETKGAEARGGEGDPELLWRLPPRLGEDYAEMVGPPPITVPPPEEGFVPRDSMTREDEEMAEETAVEAPEQLVRYPNLDCPDQVILDQRFSLFVQLLLEAPEPEAEAIIVEDTGEPGQLPEVEIVLRVRGFDIEGSNTQVLPVERDDDSEARFVLIPRRLGEHQIRVDFYQYGRRIGTVRRNVLVVEQPVDAEVAQPEEPMMIELRTAPTVPPPDLELCVELDRHDGRTLYFELHSTKESVDYNHAKFGQVTLQGSPLEKMQAVYQEMSQMAGATPPTSEARAYAERRLAAIGNSLWDELIPDELKREYWRFKPHVQSILITSDEPWIPWEIMKPYRYDDEGEREDDPFWCQQFAISRWLSGPGTADLLPTGAARPVAPARVNLPSVQEEVAFISQLDQLRSDVVPLAPFGDRLRVLDWLENGEFSVLHFACHGQFDATLPDDSAISLSDGPLRPSDIRARFGGRRPRPLIFINACHGARTGFSFTGLGGWADRLVKDARVGAFVGAMWEVNDALALQFARRFYRELLQEERTIADAFRRAREEVRQAAPYNSTWLAYVLYADPEGRVGAG, from the coding sequence ATGTCGGAGAGGATTCAGCCTCATGCGGTGTTGGAGCGGATCGACGCGATCATCGCCGTGTTGCGTGCGCGCTGGAACGAGCTGACACCTGAGGAGCAGGAACAGGTGGAGGCGCTATACGCCGAGATGCGTGAGGCGTACGCAAATGCTCAGTGGGATTATCAGCAAGGCGCTGCGCTGGTCGCCTTTGTGCGGGCGCTGGATGCCATCCCGGGGGTGCGCGCCCTGGTCGGCCATCTGATCGATGAGACCAAGGGGGCGGAGGCGCGCGGCGGTGAGGGCGATCCTGAGCTGCTGTGGCGGCTGCCGCCCAGGTTGGGAGAGGATTACGCCGAGATGGTAGGCCCACCTCCCATAACCGTCCCGCCGCCGGAGGAGGGCTTTGTCCCTCGCGATTCGATGACGCGGGAGGATGAGGAGATGGCGGAGGAGACGGCCGTCGAGGCACCGGAGCAGTTGGTTCGCTACCCCAACCTCGATTGCCCAGACCAGGTCATCCTCGATCAGCGGTTCAGCCTGTTCGTGCAGCTCCTGTTGGAGGCGCCCGAGCCGGAGGCGGAGGCCATCATCGTAGAGGATACGGGCGAGCCGGGCCAGCTGCCCGAGGTAGAGATCGTGTTGCGCGTCCGTGGCTTCGATATCGAGGGGAGCAATACGCAGGTCCTGCCGGTGGAGCGGGATGACGACTCCGAGGCGCGCTTCGTGTTGATCCCCCGTCGCCTGGGGGAGCATCAGATCCGGGTGGACTTCTATCAGTATGGCCGGCGAATCGGCACGGTGCGTCGAAACGTGCTCGTCGTGGAGCAGCCGGTGGATGCGGAGGTGGCCCAGCCCGAAGAGCCCATGATGATCGAGCTACGAACGGCGCCCACGGTGCCGCCGCCGGACCTGGAGCTGTGCGTGGAGCTGGATCGGCACGACGGCCGCACGCTCTATTTCGAGCTGCATTCCACCAAGGAATCGGTGGACTACAATCATGCCAAGTTCGGACAGGTGACGTTGCAAGGCTCGCCGCTGGAGAAGATGCAGGCTGTGTATCAGGAGATGAGCCAGATGGCGGGCGCGACTCCCCCCACGTCCGAGGCGAGGGCGTATGCGGAGCGCCGACTGGCCGCCATCGGAAACAGCCTCTGGGATGAGTTGATCCCCGATGAGCTGAAACGGGAGTATTGGCGCTTCAAACCTCACGTACAGTCGATCTTGATCACGTCTGACGAGCCGTGGATTCCCTGGGAGATCATGAAGCCCTACCGTTATGACGACGAAGGGGAGCGGGAGGACGATCCCTTCTGGTGCCAGCAGTTTGCCATCTCTCGCTGGCTGTCCGGGCCGGGGACGGCCGATCTTCTGCCGACGGGGGCGGCGCGACCCGTAGCACCCGCTCGGGTGAACCTGCCCTCCGTGCAAGAGGAGGTTGCCTTCATCTCCCAGCTCGATCAGTTGCGGTCTGACGTCGTGCCGTTAGCTCCCTTCGGCGATCGGTTGCGGGTGCTGGACTGGCTGGAGAACGGCGAGTTCTCCGTGTTGCACTTCGCCTGTCACGGGCAGTTCGACGCCACCCTGCCCGATGATTCGGCCATCAGCCTGTCGGATGGCCCCCTGCGCCCCTCCGATATCCGGGCGCGCTTCGGCGGGCGGCGGCCGCGGCCGCTGATCTTCATCAACGCGTGCCACGGGGCGCGCACGGGCTTCAGCTTCACCGGCCTAGGCGGCTGGGCCGATCGGCTGGTGAAGGACGCCCGGGTGGGCGCCTTCGTGGGGGCTATGTGGGAGGTGAATGACGCCCTGGCACTGCAATTCGCCCGTCGGTTCTATCGAGAGCTCCTCCAGGAGGAGAGGACGATCGCCGATGCCTTTCGGCGGGCGCGAGAGGAGGTCCGCCAGGCGGCGCCGTACAACTCCACCTGGCTGGCGTATGTATTGTATGCCGACCCGGAGGGGCGTGTGGGGGCGGGCTAA
- a CDS encoding aldehyde dehydrogenase family protein yields the protein MAVYLNYIGGEWRPSRDGATFEDRNPANPEEVVGSFPLSTREDVVDALRAAKEAQPGWAATLPAQRGEILLRAGRIIESRLEELARILTREEGKTLREATGEVKRAADIFKFFAGEGRRLAGEVFPSDRTGSFTMTRREPLGVVALITPWNFPVAIPAWKMAPALIAGNAVVFKPASLSPLIGLEIVRALEEAGLPGGVVNLVTGSGGVVGDELVTNEMVDAISFTGSYEVGYDIYQRAAPRMVRVQLEMGGKNPLIVLADADLDLAVQLAVIGGYGVTGQACTATSRVIVEEPIAEEFTRRLKERAESLKVGDGLDPDTEMGPAVSEDQLKTDLEYIEIGKREGARLIAGGGAIEGKKGYFVQPTLFADVRPDMRIAQEEIFGPVIGIMTARDFDEAMAIANQVQYGLVASICTNDMKRAFQFAERIEAGVVKINQPTTGLELHVPFGGFKHSSSGTFKEQGRIALDFYTRLKTVYVSYAP from the coding sequence ATGGCCGTGTATCTCAACTACATCGGTGGTGAGTGGCGCCCATCACGAGATGGGGCGACCTTTGAGGATCGTAATCCGGCCAACCCGGAGGAGGTGGTGGGCTCGTTCCCCCTTTCGACACGGGAGGACGTGGTTGACGCGTTGCGGGCGGCGAAGGAGGCTCAGCCCGGGTGGGCAGCCACGTTGCCGGCTCAGCGCGGGGAGATCCTGCTGCGCGCCGGAAGGATCATCGAGTCCCGACTGGAGGAGTTGGCGCGCATCCTCACCCGTGAGGAGGGCAAGACGCTGCGCGAGGCCACGGGCGAGGTGAAGCGGGCTGCCGATATCTTCAAGTTCTTCGCCGGAGAGGGACGCCGCCTGGCCGGCGAGGTGTTTCCATCGGATCGGACCGGCAGCTTCACCATGACCCGACGGGAGCCGCTGGGTGTGGTGGCGCTCATCACGCCTTGGAACTTTCCCGTCGCCATCCCAGCCTGGAAGATGGCGCCGGCGCTCATCGCCGGGAACGCGGTGGTGTTCAAGCCCGCCTCGCTCAGCCCGCTCATCGGCCTGGAGATCGTGCGGGCGCTGGAGGAGGCGGGGCTTCCGGGTGGTGTGGTCAATCTCGTCACCGGCTCCGGCGGCGTCGTGGGTGATGAGCTGGTCACCAACGAGATGGTGGATGCCATCTCGTTCACCGGCTCCTATGAGGTAGGGTACGACATCTACCAGCGTGCGGCCCCGCGCATGGTGCGCGTCCAGCTGGAGATGGGGGGAAAGAACCCGCTGATCGTGCTGGCGGACGCGGACCTGGACCTGGCCGTGCAGCTCGCCGTCATCGGCGGCTACGGGGTCACCGGACAGGCTTGCACGGCCACCAGCCGGGTGATCGTGGAGGAGCCCATCGCGGAGGAATTCACCCGGCGGCTGAAGGAGCGAGCGGAGAGCCTGAAGGTGGGGGACGGGCTGGACCCGGACACGGAGATGGGCCCGGCGGTCAGCGAGGATCAGCTCAAGACCGATCTGGAATATATCGAGATCGGGAAACGGGAGGGTGCTCGGCTCATCGCCGGGGGTGGTGCCATCGAGGGCAAGAAGGGATATTTCGTCCAGCCGACGCTGTTCGCCGATGTGCGGCCGGACATGCGTATCGCCCAGGAGGAGATCTTTGGCCCTGTCATCGGCATCATGACGGCGAGGGACTTCGACGAGGCGATGGCGATAGCCAATCAGGTGCAGTACGGCCTGGTGGCGTCCATCTGTACGAACGACATGAAGCGGGCCTTCCAGTTCGCCGAGCGGATCGAGGCGGGTGTGGTGAAGATCAACCAGCCGACTACGGGCCTGGAGCTGCACGTGCCCTTCGGCGGGTTTAAGCATTCCAGCTCGGGCACGTTCAAGGAGCAGGGGCGGATCGCTCTGGACTTTTACACACGGCTGAAGACGGTGTACGTGAGCTATGCTCCGTAG
- a CDS encoding alpha/beta hydrolase — MKRKLSFRPRPSFEQLYARVDEATRCSLQTFRRDHPPRTLEVDGQIWEYVVLGEGERTILYLHGMAGAYDIWWQQMLALAPRWRQVAVTYPPVDHLHGLERGLLAILEQEGIARVNVVGSSLGGYLAQYLVAHHPQIIERAVFANTFPPSEQIAQSTRGIGRFLPYLPEWVIMRMLRRNIAQNIYPASGHSELVAAFLLEQAHGKMSKAQFVSRYRCVIQPFTPPAPEALETPILIIEADNDPLVGEPLREQLKATYPSASVHTLHGAGHFPYLNEPEAYTRILEQFLSERA; from the coding sequence ATGAAACGTAAGCTTTCCTTCCGTCCACGCCCCTCCTTCGAGCAACTCTACGCCCGGGTGGACGAGGCCACCCGATGTTCCTTACAGACATTCCGGCGAGATCACCCACCCCGGACGCTGGAGGTGGATGGGCAGATCTGGGAATACGTGGTCCTGGGAGAGGGAGAGAGAACGATCCTATACCTGCACGGCATGGCGGGGGCTTATGACATCTGGTGGCAGCAGATGCTGGCCCTGGCCCCACGCTGGCGCCAGGTGGCCGTGACGTACCCACCCGTGGACCATCTGCACGGCCTGGAGCGGGGGCTTCTGGCCATCCTGGAGCAGGAGGGGATCGCCAGAGTCAACGTCGTGGGTAGCTCGCTGGGCGGCTACCTGGCTCAATACCTGGTCGCCCATCACCCTCAAATCATCGAACGGGCCGTCTTCGCCAACACCTTCCCCCCCAGCGAGCAAATCGCCCAGAGCACAAGAGGGATCGGCAGGTTTCTGCCCTACCTGCCCGAGTGGGTGATCATGCGGATGCTGCGGCGGAACATCGCACAGAACATCTACCCAGCCTCGGGCCATTCCGAGCTGGTGGCCGCTTTCCTGCTGGAGCAAGCCCATGGGAAGATGAGCAAAGCCCAGTTCGTCTCCCGCTACCGTTGCGTGATCCAGCCCTTTACGCCTCCCGCCCCGGAGGCGCTGGAGACCCCGATTCTGATCATCGAGGCTGACAACGACCCGCTGGTGGGAGAGCCCCTTCGCGAGCAACTGAAAGCCACCTACCCTTCCGCGTCGGTGCACACACTACACGGAGCGGGGCACTTCCCGTATCTCAACGAGCCCGAGGCCTACACGCGCATCCTCGAACAATTCCTCTCGGAGCGTGCCTGA